The following are encoded in a window of Fulvia fulva chromosome 7, complete sequence genomic DNA:
- a CDS encoding L-ornithine N(5)-monooxygenase, which translates to MSPHAVPSTDVSSYGSPTFSSSDIPDLVDTRSSNLQRYGDDEVHDLVCAGFGPASLAIAVALHDSLESRGSRLSTRSPRVRFLEKQDHFAWHAGMLLPGAKMQITFMKDMATLRNPQSEFTFLNYLHEKDRLVSFTNLGTFLPQRVEYEDYMRWCAQHFDEVVDYSQCVQNVNPGKFNEKTGAVEYFNVTSVDSHSGKAQTVKAKNVVIAAGGRPNIPKSLPQNHPRIIHSSQYATHIHKIFPEGTQPRTVAVIGGGQSAAECWRDIPSRFPGSQSVLLIRGAALKPSDDSPFVNELFNPEKVDDVFAQDPRVREELIKLDKATNYGVVRIELLEQIYNEMYSYQLTHRSEEDWPHRLQNYRSVTGTRDITLDGKPALELQIQNNSGLYCANKESRQETLNVDLVIVASGYVRNAHEEMLEGLRDFMPGGYADDKSWTVQRDYAVDFEPGTVAEDAGVWLQGCNEKTHGLSDSLLSILAVRGGEMVESIFGYSQDSQRRHVEQSFQLQ; encoded by the exons ATGTCTCCACACGCGGTGCCGTCGACGGATGTGTCGTCGTATGGGTCGCCGACCTTTTCCAGCAGCGATATTCCGGATCTTGTCGACACGAGGAGCTCGAACTTGCAGCGATACGGCGACGATGAGGTCCATGACCTTGTGTGTGCTGGGTTCGGACCAGCGTCACTGGCGATAGCGGTGGCACTGCATGATTCTCTCGAGTCGAGAGGGAGCAGGCTGTCGACCCGCTCGCCCAGAGTTCGATTCCTGGAGAAGCAGGACCACTTTGCATGGCATGCCGGCATGCTGCTTCCTGGCGCGAAGATGCAAATCACTTTTATGAAGGATATGGCCACTCTGAGAAATCCCCAGAGCGAGTTCACCTTCTTAAACTACCTCCACGAAAAGGACAGGCTCGTATCCTTCACCAACCTGGGAACCTTCCTACCCCAGCGAGTGGAGTATGAGGATTACATGCGCTGGTGTGCTCAGCACTTCGACGAAGTCGTTGACTACAGCCAATGCGTTCAAAATGTCAACCCTGGCAAGTTCAACGAGAAGACCGGCGCTGTTGAGTACTTCAACGTCACCTCGGTAGATTCGCACAGCGGCAAGGCACAGACTGTCAAGGCGAAGAACGTCGTCATTGCGGCAGGTGGAAGGCCAAACATCCCAAAGAGCCTCCCGCAGAACCACCCACGAATCATCCACTCTTCTCAATACGCAACCCACATCCACAAGATCTTCCCAGAAGGCACGCAGCCAAGGACTGTCGCAGTGATTGGCGGTGGACAGAGTGCGGCAGAGTGCTGGCGCGACATTCCTTCCAGATTCCCAGGTTCGCAGTCAGTGCTTCTCATCCGAGGAGCAGCTCTTAAGCCAAGTGACGATTCGCCTTT CGTGAACGAGCTATTCAACCCCGAGAAGGTTGACGATGTGTTCGCACAAGATCCTCGTGTCCGGGAAGAGCTCATCAAGCTGGACAAGGCGACAAACTACGGCGTTGTACGAATCGAGCTGCTGGAACAGATTTACAACGAAATGTACTCGTACCAACTCACACATCGTTCCGAGGAGGACTGGCCACACCGTCTGCAGAACTACAGATCTGTAACTGGCACCCGCGATATCACGCTGGACGGCAAGCCAGCTCTCGAACTGCAGATCCAGAACAACTCTGGCCTTTACTGCGCGAACAAGGAATCCCGCCAGGAAACGCTAAATGTAGACTTGGTCATCGTCGCAAGCGGCTACGTTCGCAATGCGCACGAGGAGATGCTGGAAGGACTCCGTGACTTCATGCCAGGTGGCTACGCAGATGACAAGTCCTGGACTGTGCAGAGAGATTACGCTGTCGACTTCGAGCCAGGGACTGTTGCAGAGGATGCTGGCGTGTGGCTTCAGGGCTGCAATGAGAAGACACATGGTCTGTCTGACAGTCTTCTGTCGATTCTCGCCGTTCGTGGTGGCGAGATGGTTGAGAGCATTTTTGGGTACTCCCAAGATAGCCAGAGGCGGCACGTGGAGCAGAGCTTCCAGTTGCAATAG
- a CDS encoding Pectate lyase E has product MLFTLTLLAATAIASPLSDLEARAFSFPIPSSKGSVTYSSAQSISGTFDGGLKTYGRGLKTYGRGVSCTGDAEGGDKDAVFLLADGATLKNAIVGADQIEGVHCLGTCTIENVWWTDVCEDALSIKGNGNAKTTGGGARNADDKYVPPPYPPQFHPPLSTHPSGGKLPHRIVQHNGIATVTINSFSAQTFGKLSRSCGNCPGNGKARTVVIKNVKASGGSVLAGVNSNYGDTATIESSTCATSVKQICNQYTGNNSGAEPPLISWGPSSHCKYSTIAAC; this is encoded by the exons ATGCTCTTCACCCTTACCCTCCTCGCGGCAACAGCCATCGCCTCACCCCTCTCAGACCTAGAAGCGCGGGCCTTCAGCTTCCCTATCCCTTCCTCCAAGGGCAGCGTAACCTACAGCAGCGCCCAAAGCATCTCCGGAACCTTCGATGGCGGCCTCAAGACATACGGCCGCGGCCTCAAGACCTACGGCCGCGGCGTCAGCTGCACCGGCGATGCCGAGGGCGGCGACAAAGACGCAGTCTTCTTGCTCGCTGATGGGGCCACCCTGAAGAACGCCATCGTCGGCGCAGACCAGATTGAGGGAGTCCACTGTCTCGGCACCTGCACTATCGAGA ACGTCTGGTGGACCGACGTCTGCGAAGACGCCCTAAGCATCAAAGGCAACGGCAACGCCAAGACTACAGGCGGCGGCGCCCGCAACGCCGACGACAAGTACGTCCCTCCTCCTTATCCCCCACAATTCCACCCACCCCTTTCCACCCATCCTTCAGGCGGCAAGCTACCCCACAGAATCGTCCAACACAACGGCATCGCCACCGTAACAATCAACAGCTTCTCCGCCCAAACCTTCGGAAAACTCTCCCGCTCCTGCGGAAACTGCCCAGGAAACGGCAAAGCGCGCACCGTCGTGATCAAGAACGTCAAGGCCTCTGGCGGGTCGGTGCTTGCGGGGGTTAATTCCAACTATG GCGACACGGCAACAATCGAGTCCTCCACCTGCGCGACAAGTGTCAAGCAGATCTGTAACCAGTACACGGGTAACAACAGTGGTGCTGAGCCGCCGCTGATTTCCTGGGGGCCGAGTTCGCATTGCAAGTATAGCACGATTGCGGCGTGTTAG
- a CDS encoding Esterase produces MSKIDSPPSTLPLPRILCLPGGGLNAHIFKLQMRLFTACLAPHFRLVFVNAPFESEVHHAAKPVFDNMGPYTRWFRWEKHHPVVDKTAAVDDIEDAMMSAMVNDAGSGEWVGLLGFSQGAAVAASILLENQVRRRTGSFAWSFAGEWWKFGIFIAGYARPASLSVDTEGSGSFTDPGSMLIPPPEGSKERIESNGERLECPTFHVSGTRDPDVRWHWCLFKDYCAEGTARLYEFDDGHRVPFRTKDVEAVLEGILEVAEAAKSRPWPLLPTPDDSGDEAKV; encoded by the exons ATGTCCAAAATCGACTCACCTCCATCTACCCTTCCCCTCCCTCGCATCCTCTGCCTCCCCGGCGGCGGCCTCAACGCGCACATCTTCAAACTCCAAATGCGCCTTTTCACCGCCTGCCTCGCCCCCCACTTCCGCCTCGTCTTCGTCAACGCCCCTTTCGAAAGCGAAGTGCACCACGCCGCCAAACCCGTCTTCGACAACATGGGCCCGTACACCCGTTGGTTTCGCTGGGAGAAACATCATCCTGTCGTTGATAAGACCGCTGCCGTCGATGACATTGAAGACGCGATGATGAGCGCCATGGTCAATGATGCGGGCAGTGGGGAGTGGGTCGGATTGTTGGGGTTCAGTCAGGGTGCTGCTGTGGCAGCGAGTATTCTACTCGAGAACCAGGTGCGGAGGAGGACGGGGAGTTTTGCCTGGAGCTTTGCGGGGGAGTGGTGGAAATTCGGCATCTTTATTGCTGGTTATGCCAGGCCGGCGAGTTTGAGTGTAGACACTGAGGGAAGCGGAAGCTTCACGGATCCAGGGAGCATGTTGATCCCGCCTCCTGAGGGAAGTAAAGAGAGGATTGAGAGCAATGGGGAGAGATTAGAGTGTCCCACCTTCCATGTAAGCGGGACGAGGGATCCGGATGTGAGGTGGCATTGGTGTTTGTTCAAGGACTATTGCGCGGAGGGGACGGCGAGGTTGTATGAATTTGATGATGGACATCGGGTGCCTTTTAGGACGAAGGATGTTGAGGCGGTGTTGGAGGGGATTCTGGAGGTTGCTGAG GCGGCGAAGTCACGGCCTTGGCCGTTGTTGCCGACTCCTGATGATTCGGGTGATGAGGCTAAGGTATAA
- a CDS encoding putative 3-hydroxybutyryl-CoA dehydrogenase translates to MLSRRVLSHAVGKPVVSPACLQCRSFSSSRPALAEAQAANVKKLGVVGAGQMGLGIALVAARAAGVPVTLVDTSQQSLDKGLAFADTLLSKDVSKQKISQEDADTIRGRLTPTTKMDDLADVDMVIEAVPEIVDLKTNIFAQLAQTAPAHAILATNTSSISITRIAASTTKDPTDLSASSRVVSTHFMNPVPVQKGVEIISGLQTSPETLATAIEFCKRMGKVPSTSADSPGFLANRILMPYINEAVICLETGVGQEKDIDDIMKNGTNVPMGPLQLADFIGLDTCLAIMEVLHTQLGDSKYRPAVRLRQMVDAGWLGKKSGRGFYTY, encoded by the exons ATGCTATCCAGACGAGTACTATCCCACGCCGTGGGCAAGCCCGTCGTCTCACCGGCCTGTCTGCAATGCCGCTCCTTCTCTTCATCTCGCCCGGCATTGGCTGAAGCTCAAGCCGCGAATGTAAAGAAGCTGGGAGTCGTTGGTGCTGGCCAGATG GGTCTCGGAATCGCCCTCGTGGCTGCTCGCGCTGCAGGCGTCCCCGTCACGCTCGTCGACACATCACAGCAGTCCCTCGACAAGGGCCTTGCCTTCGCCGACACGCTCCTCAGCAAGGATGTCTCCAAGCAGAAGATCTCGCAGGAAGATGCCGATACTATCCGCGGCCGCCTCACGCCCACGACTAAGATGGACGATCTGGCAGACGTGGACATGGTCATCGAGGCTGTGCCCGAGATAGTTGACCTCAAGACCAACATCTTTGCCCAGCTCGCTCAGACTGCTCCCGCCCATGCCATTCTGGCCACTAACACGTCGTCGATATCGATTACGCGCATTGCCGCCTCCACGACAAAG GATCCCACCGACCTCAGTGCCTCCTCCCGCGTCGTCTCTACCCACTTCATGAACCCAGTACCTGTCCAAAAGGGCGTCGAAATCATCTCGGGCCTGCAAACCTCTCCCGAAACCCTGGCAACCGCCATCGAGTTCTGCAAGCGCATGGGCAAGGTCCCCTCCACTTCCGCTGACTCGCCCGGCTTCCTCGCCAACCGCATCTTGATGCCGTACATCAACGAAGCCGTCATCTGTCTAGAGACCGGCGTTGGGCAAGAGAAGGACATTGACGACATCATGAAAAACGGGACAAACGTGCCCATGGGTCCACTGCAGCTTGCAGACTTCATTGGATTGGATACATGTCTTGCGATCATGGAGGTGCTGCACACGCAGCTTGGTGATAGCAAGTACCGGCCTGCTGTGAGGCTGAGGCAGATGGTAGATGCCGGCTGGCTTGGCAAGAAGAGTGGCAGGGGTTTCTATACGTACTGA
- a CDS encoding Topoisomerase 1-associated factor 1 produces MDPWEKSSTVDPEVRAYVTSLVNAVGGRSTYDDSYSVGDDAIAVLKDLQRWLRLYDEKTNRLDVKRCLAEANLVKGDLLEILALWPEDAQDNKHKSKLALACLELLVPLTWPIALEDEKATVNHHRHVPYLSLAQVGYKRAVLHFEFAKILRTAVRVGLAPMATPRRERSRRDEGILKLVMYFFRNIAMITQPQHLPSQGDENEISRSSTIEAFHEQDVFSALLTLGSGMGDEFQEQDVILLEILFHLLKGVDARKLFMKKEQVTTEATTELENLMRKEKAMINSYNKHAPTRHNRFGTMIWVKRDEMKMSTVSGQTSITDENTTLQQMDSSKKWNKPQYRGMLAQEFDENSDFGASVDLTENAREHLRKFVEDFLDSSFNPLFVSLRKAIEREADRVLSSMHNKQYFFLISWFLSAEAARRDTSRRDSTWNADRATQTNPEDNTFAYIAAVLDQETFVLLNRQMQNAFDNKSWQDLRATLLCFTQILLTVQNMSESKDEEDLEIAENIQNRIFYEEATHDRIVQILRGYTHQGFAYLDAVTECVHVFVRMLERYAKQNVDMQIRSKRRARKKQKQTSTTEGGAEGEPEDAAEDERDAHRTVSERKFDFARFSTKFLSQQCVNTFISLTHFYRDLSPVQLKRAHRFFYRLAFKHELGVLLFRADILALFQKMIKGPEGLDSAMDGFKDWEQLVQQVFRRCIKWMERETEGEGWKQAAVVEMLFSKIPGTMFYLQNGFERVVEKRAPRPPAELEIKGTVAEEQRVGVAVSIMIEQAKADSVTWVKKLLDDAARERQAWEEGQAVHLGMMDEGEDGAAIQPASCPSIFLVPDTDERKMALFKDKHLRLLLTTLGFQRLGLAEDVDASWIIPSELTSSQLTEALDQIRKAEFDPPTFEDDKKAEDFIRSKAKRPTFDDNDSDSDGAAGSGGELDEAMFPPNLKEKRKKRAEGDEERPKKRRRRDPIAIELTEEELSAKRKAKEKKDREKNAKIKSNLYVTAEDDESDEEADAEFFRQEEERRKKTDGVIRGALLKQMEEAETEVVTGKKGKKKSAAKAKALNAKAALKSVRKPAKKRRKANDRDSDEDQIMIDAGDESDSETASPSTSTRAAPIELSDNDPSSSELEDNESDKAADSDAEAEKEKETPSTSPTPAKKAPSSQPLKEVSANAGTTKIVDSDSEDDMPVSKPAAMRRNVRAGFIIDDSDDE; encoded by the coding sequence ATGGACCCGTGGGAGAAGTCGTCGACGGTAGACCCGGAAGTGCGAGCATACGTCACTTCACTCGTCAATGCCGTCGGTGGTCGCTCGACGTACGATGATTCCTACTCGGTGGGAGACGATGCGATTGCCGTGCTCAAGGACTTGCAACGATGGCTACGCCTCTACGACGAGAAGACGAACAGACTGGACGTGAAGCGATGCTTGGCAGAGGCGAATCTGGTGAAAGGAGATTTGCTGGAGATACTCGCGTTATGGCCAGAAGATGCACAGGACAACAAACACAAGTCGAAGCTGGCGTTGGCATGTCTGGAACTGCTGGTACCGCTGACATGGCCAATCGCGCTGGAGGACGAGAAGGCGACAGTCAACCACCACAGACATGTCCCATACCTCTCATTGGCGCAAGTGGGCTACAAGCGTGCAGTGCTGCACTTCGAGTTTGCCAAGATCTTGCGGACAGCCGTACGAGTAGGCCTTGCCCCGATGGCAACACCCAGACGAGAGCGTAGCAGAAGAGACGAAGGTATCCTCAAGCTGGTCATGTACTTCTTCCGCAACATTGCCATGATCACGCAGCCGCAACATCTACCATCTCAAGGCGACGAGAACGAGATCAGCAGGTCTTCCACAATCGAAGCGTTCCATGAGCAAGATGTCTTCAGTGCACTGCTTACATTGGGATCTGGCATGGGTGACGAATTTCAAGAGCAGGATGTCATCTTGTTGGAGATCCTGTTCCACCTGCTGAAGGGAGTCGATGCGAGGAAGCTATTCATGAAGAAGGAACAAGTCACAACCGAGGCGACAACCGAATTGGAGAACCTGATGCGGAAAGAGAAGGCTATGATCAACAGCTACAACAAGCATGCGCCGACGAGACACAATCGCTTTGGTACCATGATCTGGGTGAAGCGGGATGAGATGAAGATGTCGACCGTGTCGGGACAGACCAGTATCACAGATGAGAACACGACTTTGCAGCAGATGGACTCCAGCAAAAAATGGAACAAGCCACAATACCGAGGAATGCTCGCACAAGAGTTTGACGAGAACTCAGACTTCGGCGCATCTGTCGACCTGACTGAGAACGCAAGGGAGCACCTGCGAAAGTTCGTGGAGGACTTCCTCGACTCTTCCTTCAACCCGCTCTTTGTGAGCCTGCGAAAGGCCATTGAACGTGAGGCAGACCGTGTACTGTCGAGTATGCACAACAAGCAGTACTTCTTCCTGATATCCTGGTTTCTGTCTGCGGAGGCTGCACGCCGTGATACCTCTAGGAGAGACAGCACCTGGAATGCAGACCGCGCTACTCAGACCAATCCAGAAGACAACACATTCGCATACATTGCTGCTGTCTTGGATCAGGAGACGTTCGTTCTGCTGAATAGGCAGATGCAGAACGCTTTCGACAACAAGAGCTGGCAAGATCTACGGGCTACTCTGCTATGTTTCACTCAAATCCTGCTCACTGTGCAAAATATGTCCGAAAGCAAAGACGAGGAAGATTTGGAGATTGCGGAGAACATACAAAATCGAATCTTCTACGAGGAAGCCACCCACGATCGGATCGTACAGATCCTTCGTGGCTACACACATCAAGGTTTCGCATATCTCGACGCCGTGACAGAATGCGTACATGTCTTCGTACGCATGCTGGAGCGATATGCGAAGCAGAACGTTGACATGCAGATCCGATCGAAGCGACGAGCGAGAAAGAAGCAGAAGCAGACCAGCACTACTGAGGGTGGAGCAGAAGGGGAGCCAGAAGATGCCGCTGAAGACGAGCGTGATGCACATCGAACGGTCTCGGAACGCAAGTTCGACTTCGCACGCTTCTCGACCAAGTTTCTCTCTCAGCAGTGTGTGAACACTTTCATCTCGTTGACGCACTTCTACCGCGACCTGTCGCCGGTCCAGTTGAAGCGAGCACATCGGTTCTTCTACCGTCTGGCCTTCAAGCACGAATTGGGGGTGCTCTTGTTCAGAGCAGACATCTTAGCACTGTTTCAGAAGATGATCAAAGGCCCAGAAGGTCTCGACTCGGCGATGGATGGCTTCAAAGACTGGGAGCAGCTTGTACAGCAAGTCTTCAGGCGGTGTATCAAGTGGATGGAACGTGAGACCGAGGGTGAAGGCTGGAAACAAGCGGCTGTGGTCGAGATGCTCTTCAGCAAGATCCCGGGCACGATGTTCTACCTGCAGAATGGCTTCGAAAGGGTCGTCGAGAAGAGAGCGCCACGACCACCTGCTGAGCTGGAGATCAAAGGGACCGTGGCAGAAGAGCAGAGAGTCGGTGTGGCGGTCTCGATTATGATTGAACAAGCAAAGGCAGACAGTGTCACATGGGTCAAGAAGCTGCTGGACGACGCTGCAAGAGAACGGCAAGCTTGGGAAGAAGGGCAAGCTGTCCACCTGGGCATGATGGACGAGGGCGAGGATGGAGCAGCAATCCAGCCAGCCTCCTGTCCGTCGATATTCCTTGTGCCAGACACAGATGAGCGCAAGATGGCTCTGTTCAAGGACAAGCATCTACGACTTCTGCTCACGACACTCGGCTTCCAGCGTCTTGGACTTGCGGAGGATGTCGACGCCAGCTGGATCATACCTTCCGAGCTAACTTCGTCACAACTCACAGAAGCACTCGACCAGATCCGGAAAGCGGAATTCGATCCGCCTACATTCGAAGACGACAAGAAGGCTGAGGACTTTATACGCTCGAAAGCGAAGCGACCAACGTTCGATGACAACGACTCCGACTCTGATGGCGCTGCTGGCAGTGGTGGTGAATTGGACGAAGCAATGTTCCCGCCGAACCTCAAAGAGAAGCGCAAGAAGCGGGCTGAAGGCGATGAAGAGCGGCCAAAGAAGAGGCGAAGGCGAGATCCCATCGCGATCGAGCTCACGGAGGAGGAGCTCAGTGCTAAGCGTAAAGCGAAGGAGAAGAAAGATCGGGAGAAGAACGCCAAGATCAAGTCGAACCTCTACGTCACCGCGGAAGACGACGAGAGCGACGAAGAAGCTGATGCAGAGTTCTTCAGACAGGAGGAAGAGAGACGGAAGAAGACAGATGGTGTCATCCGTGGGGCTTTGTTGAAGCAGATGGAGGAGGCGGAGACGGAAGTCGTAACTGGAAAGAAGGGCAAGAAGAAGAGCGctgcgaaagcaaaggctTTGAACGCTAAAGCCGCATTAAAGAGCGTCAGGAAGCCTGCGAAGAAGAGAAGGAAAGCCAACGACCGAGACTCCGACGAAGACCAAATCATGATCGATGCCGGTGACGAGTCAGATTCCGAAACAGCGTCACCCAGCACATCTACTAGAGCCGCGCCCATCGAACTATCGGACAACGATCCCTCATCATCAGAATTGGAAGACAATGAGAGCGACAAGGCGGCGGACAGTGACGCTGAGGCAGAGAAGGAAAAGGAAACTCCATCGACATCACCCACTCCTGCAAAGAAAGCGCCATCCTCGCAGCCTTTGAAAGAAGTGTCGGCGAATGCAGGCACGACGAAGATTGTGGACAGCGATAGTGAAGACGACATGCCTGTGAGCAAACCTGCGGCGATGAGGAGGAATGTGAGGGCTGGGTTTATTATTGATGATAGTGATGATGAATAG